One Cryobacterium roopkundense genomic region harbors:
- a CDS encoding NADH-quinone oxidoreductase subunit B family protein: MSVLRLATLIRRGGRIAEPAPVAPPLFPGAEVFGGSVQVRFINAGGCNDCPPEVSAAFGPVYDVERYGVRLTPSPRHADVLVITGAVTRNMAEPLRRTIEATPTPRFVIAVGDCALTGGIFAHGYGIAGPVSDFVHVDLEVPGSPPAPDDIVQALRRMTGR, from the coding sequence GTGAGTGTCCTTCGACTTGCCACCCTCATCCGTCGCGGCGGTCGCATCGCGGAACCCGCCCCCGTCGCGCCGCCCCTGTTCCCCGGTGCCGAGGTGTTCGGCGGCAGCGTGCAGGTACGGTTCATCAATGCCGGTGGCTGCAACGACTGCCCGCCGGAGGTGTCTGCAGCTTTCGGCCCGGTCTACGACGTAGAACGCTACGGGGTTCGCCTCACGCCTTCGCCCCGTCACGCCGACGTGCTCGTCATCACCGGCGCCGTCACCCGCAATATGGCCGAGCCGCTTCGCCGCACGATCGAGGCCACCCCCACGCCCCGATTCGTGATCGCTGTCGGCGACTGCGCCCTCACCGGCGGTATCTTCGCGCACGGCTACGGTATCGCCGGTCCGGTGTCTGACTTCGTGCACGTCGACCTCGAGGTGCCCGGCAGTCCCCCGGCACCAGACGACATCGTGCAAGCCCTCCGCCGGATGACCGGCCGATGA